A portion of the Pradoshia eiseniae genome contains these proteins:
- the tsaB gene encoding tRNA (adenosine(37)-N6)-threonylcarbamoyltransferase complex dimerization subunit type 1 TsaB, which translates to MNVLAIDTSTNVLGVAVANEKGIIGEQITYTKRNHSVRAMPTIEALLQECGMKPSDLDRIVVAKGPGSYTGVRIGVTIAKSLAWSLGIELVGISSLEVLAFNGRYFNGYVCPVFDARRGQLYTSLFRAENGEVTRVQEDQNLLAKDFVEGLKQLNEPVLFIGSDVSIHEETFRGALGERAAFAPASLHHARAGELAMLGMQLPPEEIHSFVPNYVRLAEAEAKWLEAQEKQREE; encoded by the coding sequence ATGAATGTATTAGCCATTGATACATCTACGAATGTTCTTGGAGTGGCTGTTGCTAATGAAAAGGGTATTATCGGAGAGCAAATAACCTATACAAAGAGAAATCATTCCGTACGGGCGATGCCAACGATTGAGGCTTTGCTGCAGGAATGCGGGATGAAGCCTTCTGACTTAGACCGGATTGTTGTTGCTAAAGGACCAGGATCTTATACGGGCGTGCGCATTGGTGTAACCATCGCAAAATCACTAGCCTGGAGCTTGGGGATTGAGCTTGTAGGTATTTCAAGCCTTGAGGTACTTGCGTTTAATGGACGGTATTTCAACGGGTATGTATGCCCAGTATTTGATGCCCGCAGAGGACAATTGTATACGTCCTTGTTTAGAGCTGAGAATGGAGAGGTTACTCGAGTGCAGGAGGACCAGAACCTCCTGGCAAAGGATTTTGTAGAGGGATTAAAGCAATTGAATGAGCCAGTTCTTTTCATTGGAAGTGATGTGTCTATCCATGAGGAGACATTCAGGGGGGCACTTGGAGAGAGGGCGGCTTTTGCTCCTGCCTCACTCCATCATGCCCGCGCTGGTGAGCTGGCGATGCTAGGGATGCAGCTGCCACCAGAAGAGATTCATTCATTTGTACCGAATTATGTGCGTTTAGCGGAAGCAGAGGCGAAGTGGTTAGAAGCTCAAGAGAAACAGAGGGAAGAATGA
- the rimI gene encoding ribosomal protein S18-alanine N-acetyltransferase: MMTNHTVMFRAMTLEDLDDVMEVEHSSFTLPWSREAFYNELVNNQHAVYLVVEDRGRVVGYGGQWIILDEGHITNIALLPAYRGYGLGEELMIRMMAQAKSMGVTRMTLEVRVTNYGAQKLYRKMGFQEGGIRKNYYTDNMEDALVMWVELW; encoded by the coding sequence ATGATGACCAATCATACAGTGATGTTTCGGGCAATGACACTAGAGGATTTGGATGATGTGATGGAGGTGGAACATTCCTCCTTTACTTTGCCATGGAGCCGGGAGGCCTTCTATAATGAACTGGTGAATAATCAGCATGCGGTCTATCTTGTCGTTGAGGACAGGGGGCGTGTCGTTGGCTATGGCGGACAGTGGATCATATTGGATGAGGGACATATCACGAATATTGCTCTTTTGCCTGCTTACCGGGGCTATGGTCTTGGCGAGGAATTAATGATCCGTATGATGGCACAGGCTAAAAGCATGGGTGTTACGCGGATGACCCTTGAGGTAAGGGTGACGAACTATGGTGCACAGAAATTATATCGAAAAATGGGATTTCAAGAAGGCGGTATCCGAAAGAATTACTACACGGATAATATGGAAGATGCCTTAGTTATGTGGGTGGAATTATGGTAA
- the tsaD gene encoding tRNA (adenosine(37)-N6)-threonylcarbamoyltransferase complex transferase subunit TsaD, with the protein MVKKEQLILAIETSCDETAAAVIKDGREILSNVVASQIESHKRFGGVVPEIASRHHVEAITVVVEEALEQAGQTWEAIDAVAVTEGPGLVGALLIGVNAAKAMAFAHGKPLVNVHHIAGHIYANRILTEFQFPLLALVVSGGHTELVLMREHGSFEVIGETRDDAAGEAYDKVARTLKLPYPGGPHIDRLAHEGKPTVKLPRAWLEEDSYDFSFSGLKSAVINTLHNASQKGETIAPEDLACSFQESVIDVLVTKTLKAAEQFGVKQVLLAGGVAANKGLRARLEEAFGEKKDIELIIPPLYLCTDNAVMIGAAGSIAFEQGRRAGMNLNANPGLDLE; encoded by the coding sequence ATGGTAAAGAAGGAACAATTAATATTAGCGATAGAAACAAGCTGTGATGAAACAGCTGCAGCCGTTATCAAAGACGGCCGAGAGATTCTCTCAAACGTAGTAGCCTCGCAAATCGAGAGTCACAAGCGCTTTGGAGGAGTTGTGCCGGAGATTGCATCAAGGCATCACGTGGAAGCCATAACGGTCGTTGTTGAGGAAGCATTAGAGCAGGCAGGCCAAACATGGGAAGCTATTGATGCGGTTGCTGTGACCGAGGGACCAGGCCTTGTAGGTGCTCTTTTGATAGGCGTGAATGCGGCAAAGGCAATGGCGTTTGCGCATGGTAAGCCTTTAGTGAATGTTCACCATATTGCCGGCCATATTTATGCGAATCGAATCTTGACGGAATTCCAATTCCCGCTGCTCGCTCTCGTTGTCTCAGGCGGGCATACAGAGCTTGTTCTGATGCGTGAGCACGGTTCCTTTGAGGTTATTGGGGAGACGCGTGATGATGCTGCAGGAGAGGCTTATGATAAAGTAGCGCGTACCCTAAAGCTTCCATATCCAGGCGGCCCTCATATTGACCGCCTGGCCCATGAAGGAAAGCCAACGGTGAAATTGCCGCGTGCATGGCTTGAAGAGGATTCCTATGACTTCAGCTTCAGCGGATTGAAGTCTGCTGTTATCAATACCTTGCATAATGCTTCGCAAAAAGGAGAGACAATCGCGCCAGAGGACCTCGCTTGCAGCTTCCAGGAGAGCGTCATAGATGTCCTTGTTACGAAGACATTGAAGGCAGCAGAGCAATTTGGTGTGAAGCAAGTGCTGCTCGCAGGCGGAGTTGCAGCGAACAAAGGATTGAGGGCAAGGCTGGAAGAAGCATTCGGAGAAAAGAAAGACATTGAATTAATTATCCCGCCATTGTATTTATGCACCGATAACGCAGTTATGATAGGTGCAGCGGGGAGTATTGCCTTTGAGCAAGGAAGGCGTGCGGGAATGAATCTGAATGCTAATCCAGGATTAGATTTAGAATAA
- a CDS encoding ABC-F family ATP-binding cassette domain-containing protein: protein MIILQVNNVSKYYGAEAILSSIKLEVQTKDRIALVGRNGAGKSTLLKIIAGTLSHDGGNIFMPKGTTIGYLAQHTGLNSDLSIWDEMLTVFADLRKQEEELRALEKSMSIPDIYNDSTRYERILKDYDHLQEQFKNAGGYQMENDIRSVLHGLNFADYDYATPVTSLSGGQKTRLALGKLLLTKPDLLILDEPTNHLDIDTLSWLEGYLQSYPGAILIVSHDRYFLDKVVNQVMELSRTSISKYTGNYSKYLVQKAEEFERNQKMYEKQQDEIAKLRDFVQRNIARASTTKRAQSRQKQLERMEMLDRPQGDEKSANFSFQIEKQSGNEVLQAKDIAIGYEHAVAKSINFRITRGESIALIGPNGIGKSTLLKTITDRLPALSGEFQFGANVTIGYYDQEQANLSSNKTVLNELWDDYPMSQEKDIRSILGNFLFSGDDVMKIVSTLSGGEKARLALSKLMMQKANLLILDEPTNHLDLDSKLVLENALVDYPGTLLFVSHDRYFINRIADKVIEMGPEGTVEYLGDYDYYVQKKQELVELAELENKPAMQSNQQSTEKSSYQEDKELKKQNRKRQRRIEELEGAIETFEAKIADYNEQLCDPEVYQDHEKTLEIQSQLTAAESALEELMEEWTILQD from the coding sequence ATGATTATTTTACAAGTTAATAATGTATCCAAATATTATGGTGCAGAAGCTATTTTGTCCAGTATAAAGCTTGAAGTGCAAACGAAGGATCGGATAGCTCTCGTTGGCCGTAATGGCGCCGGCAAGTCCACCCTTTTGAAAATCATCGCTGGCACTCTTTCCCATGATGGAGGCAATATCTTCATGCCAAAAGGGACGACAATCGGCTATCTCGCCCAGCATACGGGCTTAAATTCCGACCTATCCATTTGGGATGAGATGCTGACTGTGTTCGCGGATTTGCGAAAGCAGGAGGAAGAACTGCGCGCCCTAGAAAAATCGATGTCAATCCCCGACATATATAATGACAGCACTCGCTATGAGCGAATTTTGAAGGATTATGATCACTTGCAGGAACAATTCAAAAATGCCGGTGGCTATCAGATGGAAAATGATATCCGCTCTGTCCTGCACGGTCTTAATTTTGCCGATTATGATTATGCTACCCCTGTCACCTCGCTGAGCGGGGGCCAGAAAACAAGGCTTGCTCTCGGGAAATTATTGCTGACGAAGCCGGACCTATTAATTCTCGATGAACCAACGAACCACCTTGACATCGACACTCTCTCTTGGCTTGAGGGGTATCTGCAATCCTATCCTGGCGCCATCCTGATTGTTTCACATGACCGTTATTTCCTTGATAAGGTCGTCAATCAGGTCATGGAGCTATCACGCACATCCATTAGTAAGTATACAGGTAATTATAGCAAATACCTCGTCCAAAAGGCTGAGGAATTTGAACGCAATCAGAAAATGTATGAAAAGCAGCAGGATGAAATCGCAAAACTAAGAGATTTCGTCCAGCGCAATATTGCCCGTGCCTCAACGACCAAACGTGCCCAAAGTCGCCAAAAGCAGCTTGAGCGCATGGAGATGCTGGACCGTCCGCAAGGGGATGAGAAATCTGCCAACTTCTCCTTCCAGATTGAAAAACAAAGCGGAAATGAGGTCCTGCAAGCGAAGGATATCGCAATAGGGTATGAGCATGCTGTTGCCAAGTCGATTAATTTCCGCATCACACGTGGAGAAAGCATCGCGCTTATTGGCCCGAATGGCATTGGCAAGTCTACCCTCCTTAAGACCATTACGGACAGGCTTCCAGCCCTTAGCGGTGAGTTTCAATTCGGGGCTAATGTTACGATAGGCTATTATGATCAGGAACAAGCGAACCTCTCATCAAACAAGACCGTTCTCAATGAATTATGGGATGACTATCCCATGAGCCAGGAAAAGGACATCCGCTCCATCCTTGGAAACTTCCTCTTCAGCGGGGATGATGTCATGAAAATCGTGTCGACATTGAGCGGGGGCGAGAAGGCAAGACTGGCTCTATCGAAGCTGATGATGCAAAAAGCGAACCTGCTGATTCTCGATGAGCCCACAAACCACTTGGATCTTGATAGCAAGCTCGTTTTGGAGAATGCCCTTGTCGATTATCCCGGAACTTTGCTCTTCGTTTCTCATGACCGCTACTTCATCAATCGTATTGCCGATAAGGTTATTGAGATGGGTCCAGAAGGAACTGTTGAATATCTTGGGGATTATGACTATTATGTTCAGAAAAAACAGGAGCTTGTCGAACTGGCAGAGCTTGAAAACAAACCAGCTATGCAATCGAATCAACAGTCTACCGAAAAATCCTCCTATCAAGAGGATAAGGAACTGAAGAAGCAAAATCGAAAGCGTCAGCGTCGTATCGAGGAATTAGAGGGTGCCATTGAGACGTTTGAAGCGAAAATCGCTGATTACAATGAACAGCTTTGTGACCCTGAGGTCTACCAGGATCATGAAAAAACACTGGAAATCCAAAGCCAGCTTACAGCTGCTGAATCAGCATTGGAGGAATTAATGGAGGAATGGACCATCCTTCAAGATTAA
- the moaC gene encoding cyclic pyranopterin monophosphate synthase MoaC → MSDFTHFNEQGRAKMVDIVHKPETARTAVAESSILVKEEIYKKITSGEMEKGDVLAVAQVAGIMAAKKTSDIIPMCHPISLKGIDIRFFWEAEKEQKRLRIQVSVKTKGSTGVEMEALTAASVTALTIYDMCKAIDKGMVIGETYLVKKTGGVSSPDFQKQLDDSL, encoded by the coding sequence TTGAGTGATTTTACTCATTTCAACGAACAGGGAAGGGCGAAGATGGTCGATATTGTACATAAGCCTGAGACGGCCCGTACAGCAGTTGCGGAGTCAAGCATCCTAGTTAAAGAAGAAATTTATAAGAAAATCACCTCCGGGGAGATGGAGAAAGGTGACGTGCTGGCAGTAGCCCAAGTGGCTGGTATTATGGCAGCGAAGAAAACATCTGATATAATTCCTATGTGTCATCCAATTTCCCTTAAAGGAATAGACATTCGTTTCTTTTGGGAGGCTGAAAAAGAACAGAAGCGGCTGCGCATTCAGGTGTCTGTTAAGACGAAGGGAAGCACAGGCGTAGAAATGGAAGCCCTGACGGCTGCATCGGTTACAGCACTTACCATATATGATATGTGCAAGGCCATTGATAAAGGAATGGTTATTGGAGAAACATACTTAGTTAAAAAGACCGGCGGAGTATCCAGCCCGGATTTTCAAAAACAATTGGACGATTCATTATAA
- a CDS encoding redox-sensing transcriptional repressor Rex: MLQENTKIPQATAKRLPLYYRFIQNLHASGKLRVSSAELSEAVKVDSATIRRDFSYFGALGKKGYGYNVNYLLSFFRKTLDQDELTQVALIGVGNLGTAFLNYNFMKNNNTKIEMAFDVSPEKVGTFIGDVPIFDMDALESKLSNSNIKVAILTVPSHAAQPITDRLVAANVKAILNFTPARLSVPDAIRVHHIDLAVELQSLVYFLKHYPAGGTEEPKEANKAEKLEG; the protein is encoded by the coding sequence ATGTTGCAGGAGAATACAAAAATACCACAAGCGACAGCAAAGCGTCTGCCGCTGTACTATCGATTTATACAAAATCTGCATGCATCAGGGAAACTCAGGGTATCATCAGCGGAGCTCAGTGAGGCTGTTAAGGTCGATTCTGCGACAATCCGCAGAGATTTTTCATATTTTGGAGCGCTTGGGAAGAAAGGATACGGCTATAACGTTAATTATTTGCTGTCTTTCTTTCGTAAGACCCTTGACCAGGATGAGCTCACCCAAGTGGCGCTCATTGGTGTCGGGAACTTAGGAACAGCCTTCCTTAACTATAATTTCATGAAGAATAATAATACGAAGATTGAAATGGCCTTTGACGTCTCACCTGAAAAGGTCGGCACCTTCATTGGAGATGTACCAATTTTTGATATGGATGCGCTTGAAAGCAAGCTTTCAAATTCCAACATCAAAGTGGCCATCTTGACAGTGCCATCGCATGCGGCCCAGCCAATAACGGATAGACTCGTTGCAGCGAACGTGAAAGCTATCCTGAACTTTACTCCGGCACGCTTAAGTGTCCCAGATGCTATCAGGGTGCATCATATTGATCTGGCTGTTGAATTACAATCGCTCGTTTACTTCTTAAAGCATTACCCGGCAGGCGGGACGGAAGAGCCTAAAGAAGCCAATAAAGCAGAAAAACTCGAAGGATAA
- a CDS encoding YdiK family protein yields the protein MRRSPMYMAMTYFILGAVFVFFAIQNVTRSGWDFFTYFLIILATLDIGSGIRFIGIHRKIKEMNNEQQTKNK from the coding sequence ATGAGACGTTCACCAATGTATATGGCTATGACTTATTTCATTTTGGGGGCTGTATTTGTCTTTTTCGCCATCCAAAACGTAACGAGGAGCGGATGGGATTTTTTCACCTACTTCCTGATCATCCTTGCTACACTTGATATCGGCTCTGGCATCCGTTTCATCGGCATCCACCGCAAAATCAAGGAAATGAATAACGAGCAACAAACGAAAAACAAATAA
- a CDS encoding CPBP family intramembrane glutamic endopeptidase — protein MKNNYWLIVLTYIAMQLSGIIGLPLMGWILPNFVAEDQVAIYSVVSWIVISFSIAMLITLYFLRNERHSMNRSMDLWERMPIGGSIAWAIGGIFLAFVAQAVAGTIEQQVFGINGESQNTQDILRLINMFPVVILISSVIGPILEEIVFRKILFGALLYRRLGFFLSALVSSVIFSLAHGEPEHTLLYSAMGFTFAFLYVKTGRIIVPIIAHVSMNTLVVLISTNSGDLIKELEKAQSFIGGLL, from the coding sequence TTGAAGAATAATTACTGGCTGATTGTCCTTACATACATTGCCATGCAGCTATCGGGCATCATCGGTCTTCCTCTGATGGGATGGATTTTGCCGAACTTCGTAGCCGAGGATCAAGTAGCCATCTATTCGGTCGTTTCTTGGATTGTCATCAGCTTTTCCATCGCCATGCTCATTACCTTGTACTTTTTGCGAAATGAGCGGCATTCAATGAATAGATCAATGGACTTATGGGAGCGTATGCCGATTGGAGGTTCAATTGCCTGGGCCATCGGCGGGATATTCCTTGCCTTTGTTGCCCAAGCGGTTGCTGGTACGATAGAACAGCAGGTTTTCGGTATTAATGGTGAGTCCCAAAACACCCAGGATATTTTACGTCTAATTAATATGTTCCCGGTCGTCATCCTGATTTCCTCTGTCATTGGGCCAATTTTAGAGGAAATCGTGTTTCGGAAGATTCTCTTTGGAGCGCTTTTGTATAGACGGCTTGGATTCTTCCTTAGCGCCTTAGTCAGTTCGGTTATCTTCTCTCTGGCGCACGGAGAACCTGAACATACTCTTCTTTATTCAGCTATGGGCTTCACATTCGCCTTTCTGTATGTCAAAACTGGCCGAATTATCGTTCCTATCATTGCGCACGTTAGCATGAATACATTAGTAGTTCTGATTTCCACCAATTCTGGTGATTTGATTAAAGAGTTGGAGAAAGCACAAAGTTTTATCGGAGGTTTATTATGA
- the groES gene encoding co-chaperone GroES gives MLKPLGDRVVIELVAQEEKTASGIVLPDTAKEKPSEGKIVAVGTGRVLENGERVGLEVSEGDHIIFSKYAGTEVKYEGNEYLILRESDILAVIG, from the coding sequence TTGTTAAAGCCACTAGGAGATCGCGTTGTGATTGAACTTGTCGCACAAGAGGAGAAAACTGCAAGCGGCATCGTGTTACCTGACACTGCCAAAGAAAAGCCATCTGAAGGCAAAATCGTAGCAGTAGGCACAGGCCGTGTCCTTGAGAATGGGGAGCGTGTAGGATTGGAAGTATCTGAAGGCGACCACATTATCTTCTCTAAATATGCAGGCACTGAAGTGAAATACGAAGGCAACGAATACTTAATTTTACGTGAAAGCGACATTCTGGCTGTAATCGGATAA
- the groL gene encoding chaperonin GroEL (60 kDa chaperone family; promotes refolding of misfolded polypeptides especially under stressful conditions; forms two stacked rings of heptamers to form a barrel-shaped 14mer; ends can be capped by GroES; misfolded proteins enter the barrel where they are refolded when GroES binds), translating into MAKEIKFSEEARRAMLRGVDALADTVKVTLGPKGRNVVLEKKFGSPLITNDGVTIAKEIELEDAFENMGAKLVAEVASKTNEIAGDGTTTATVLAQAMIREGLKNVTAGANPMGVRKGIEKAVSVAIEELQAISKPIEGKASIAQVAAISSADEEVGQLIAEAMERVGNDGVITIEESKGFTTELDVVEGMQFDRGYSSPYMVTDSDKMEAVLENPYILITDKKISNIQEVLPVLEQVVQQGKPLLLIAEDVEGEAQATLVVNKLRGTFNAVAVKAPGFGDRRKAMLEDIAALTGGEVITEELGRDLKSATLESLGRAAKVVVTKETTTIVEGAGQTSEIGARINQIRSQLEETTSEFDKEKLQERLAKLAGGVAVIKVGAATETELKERKLRIEDALNSTRAAVEEGIVAGGGTALVSVYNKVAAIELEGDAQTGVNIVLRALEEPVRQIAFNAGLEGSVVVDRLKREEIGIGFNAANGQWVNMIETGIVDPTKVTRSALQNAASVAAMFLTTEAVVADKPEENAGGMPDMGGMGGMGGMM; encoded by the coding sequence ATGGCTAAAGAGATTAAATTTAGTGAAGAAGCACGCCGCGCTATGCTTCGCGGGGTCGATGCATTAGCTGATACAGTAAAAGTTACACTTGGACCAAAAGGACGCAATGTCGTACTTGAAAAGAAATTCGGTTCTCCGCTCATCACAAACGATGGTGTAACAATCGCAAAAGAAATCGAGCTTGAAGACGCTTTTGAAAACATGGGTGCAAAGCTTGTTGCTGAAGTAGCCAGCAAAACAAACGAAATCGCTGGTGACGGTACAACAACAGCGACTGTTCTTGCTCAAGCGATGATCCGTGAAGGATTGAAAAACGTAACAGCTGGCGCTAACCCAATGGGTGTACGTAAAGGAATCGAGAAAGCTGTTTCTGTAGCAATTGAAGAATTGCAAGCAATCTCTAAACCAATCGAAGGAAAAGCATCTATCGCACAAGTTGCGGCAATCTCTTCTGCTGACGAAGAAGTTGGCCAATTGATTGCTGAAGCGATGGAGCGCGTTGGTAACGACGGTGTTATCACAATCGAAGAATCTAAAGGATTCACAACTGAATTAGATGTAGTAGAAGGTATGCAATTCGACCGCGGATACTCTTCTCCATACATGGTAACTGATTCCGACAAAATGGAAGCAGTCCTTGAAAATCCATACATCTTAATCACTGACAAAAAAATCTCCAACATCCAAGAAGTACTTCCTGTCCTTGAGCAAGTTGTTCAACAAGGCAAACCATTACTTTTGATTGCGGAAGATGTTGAAGGTGAAGCACAAGCAACACTTGTTGTGAACAAGCTTCGCGGAACATTCAATGCTGTAGCAGTTAAAGCTCCAGGATTCGGGGATCGTCGTAAAGCAATGCTTGAAGACATCGCTGCATTAACTGGCGGTGAAGTAATCACTGAAGAGCTAGGACGCGACCTTAAATCCGCAACACTTGAATCTCTAGGACGCGCGGCGAAAGTCGTTGTGACGAAAGAAACAACTACAATCGTAGAAGGTGCTGGCCAAACAAGCGAAATTGGCGCTCGCATCAACCAAATCCGTTCTCAATTAGAAGAAACAACTTCTGAATTCGATAAAGAAAAACTTCAAGAGCGTCTTGCTAAACTTGCTGGCGGCGTAGCCGTTATCAAAGTTGGTGCCGCTACTGAAACTGAATTGAAAGAACGCAAACTTCGAATCGAGGATGCTCTTAACTCCACTCGTGCCGCTGTTGAAGAAGGTATCGTAGCTGGTGGGGGTACTGCACTTGTAAGTGTGTACAACAAAGTAGCTGCAATCGAGCTAGAAGGTGACGCACAAACAGGCGTAAATATCGTTCTTCGCGCACTTGAAGAGCCAGTTCGCCAAATCGCATTCAACGCAGGCCTAGAAGGCTCTGTTGTTGTTGACCGCCTAAAACGCGAAGAAATCGGCATCGGCTTCAACGCCGCTAATGGCCAATGGGTAAACATGATCGAAACAGGTATCGTTGACCCAACTAAAGTAACACGTTCCGCACTTCAAAACGCAGCATCTGTTGCAGCTATGTTCTTAACAACTGAAGCAGTTGTCGCTGACAAGCCAGAAGAAAACGCTGGCGGAATGCCTGACATGGGTGGCATGGGCGGAATGGGCGGCATGATGTAA
- the adhP gene encoding alcohol dehydrogenase AdhP, translated as MKAAVVTKDKKVSVEEKQLRPLKYGEALVQTEYCGVCHTDLHVKNADFGDVTGVVLGHEGIGKVIEVAEGVTSLKIGDRVSIAWMFESCGHCEYCTSGRETLCRDVKNAGYSVDGAMAEQVIVTADYAVKVPEGLCPAAASSVTCAGVTTYKAVKETQVRPGQWIGIFGVGGLGNLAVQYAKNVFGAKVVAFDISDDKLAFAKEVGADVVVNCLNEDPIAKAKEVTGGKGLDATVITSVAKTPFNQAIDVVKAGARVVAVGLPVEKMDLDIPRLVLDGIQVIGSLVGTRQDLAEAFQFAAEGKVVPKVALRKLEEINDIFEEMEEGKITGRMVIDFTN; from the coding sequence ATGAAAGCAGCAGTAGTAACAAAAGACAAAAAAGTAAGCGTTGAAGAAAAACAACTTCGCCCTTTAAAATACGGTGAAGCTTTGGTGCAAACAGAATATTGCGGTGTTTGCCATACAGACTTGCACGTTAAAAATGCCGATTTCGGTGATGTAACAGGTGTAGTTTTGGGCCACGAAGGAATCGGTAAAGTTATTGAGGTAGCAGAAGGCGTTACTTCCTTAAAAATCGGGGATCGCGTTTCTATCGCTTGGATGTTTGAAAGCTGCGGACACTGTGAATATTGCACATCAGGCCGCGAAACACTTTGCCGCGACGTGAAAAATGCAGGATACTCTGTTGATGGAGCGATGGCAGAACAAGTTATCGTAACAGCTGACTATGCTGTAAAAGTACCAGAAGGCCTCTGCCCTGCTGCAGCTTCTTCCGTAACTTGTGCAGGTGTAACAACTTACAAGGCGGTAAAGGAAACTCAAGTACGTCCAGGGCAATGGATTGGTATTTTCGGTGTCGGCGGCTTAGGTAACCTTGCTGTCCAATACGCTAAAAACGTATTCGGCGCTAAAGTCGTAGCATTCGATATTAGTGATGATAAATTAGCATTCGCAAAAGAAGTTGGCGCTGACGTCGTTGTCAACTGCTTAAATGAGGACCCAATCGCAAAAGCAAAAGAAGTAACTGGCGGTAAAGGCTTAGATGCAACAGTTATCACTTCTGTAGCAAAAACTCCTTTCAACCAAGCTATCGATGTCGTAAAAGCTGGCGCTCGCGTAGTAGCTGTTGGCTTACCTGTTGAAAAAATGGATCTAGACATTCCTCGTCTCGTATTAGACGGAATCCAAGTAATCGGGTCTTTAGTAGGTACTCGTCAAGACTTGGCTGAGGCATTCCAATTTGCAGCTGAAGGAAAAGTAGTTCCTAAAGTAGCATTGCGCAAACTAGAGGAAATCAATGATATCTTCGAGGAAATGGAAGAGGGTAAAATCACAGGCCGTATGGTTATCGATTTCACTAACTAA
- a CDS encoding lysoplasmalogenase → MKLKYLSILILLMSIIYIFFIPSEPFALKILFKLIPMWLIIYFAFIQKTEGVRQNKGLILFGLFFCMLGDGLLHWFVIGLSCFLIGHIIYTFGFFKQWSFSKLRCLSILPLFVFDLFMGKKLVTSLQLSGEEELIVPVLFYIGAISIMAWAAFMTGNLYAIIGSLLFVISDTILSWNMFISDVPYSHFLIMATYYSAQYCIASSIRTTSMQSGIG, encoded by the coding sequence ATGAAGTTAAAGTACCTATCCATTCTCATTTTATTAATGAGTATTATTTATATTTTTTTCATCCCCTCTGAACCTTTCGCGCTTAAAATACTGTTTAAGCTCATTCCGATGTGGCTGATTATCTATTTTGCCTTTATCCAAAAAACAGAGGGGGTTCGGCAAAATAAAGGTCTTATCCTTTTCGGCCTGTTTTTTTGCATGCTAGGTGATGGATTGCTTCATTGGTTTGTGATTGGCCTAAGCTGTTTTCTTATTGGGCATATCATTTATACGTTTGGATTCTTTAAGCAATGGTCCTTTTCTAAACTCCGCTGTTTATCCATTCTGCCGCTTTTTGTATTTGATTTATTCATGGGTAAGAAACTAGTAACTTCCCTTCAGTTGTCTGGAGAGGAAGAATTAATTGTGCCGGTGCTTTTCTATATTGGTGCAATTTCTATCATGGCTTGGGCTGCCTTTATGACAGGCAATTTGTATGCGATTATTGGCAGTTTGCTATTCGTCATTTCTGATACGATCTTATCGTGGAATATGTTCATCTCAGATGTACCTTATTCACATTTCTTGATTATGGCAACCTATTATTCTGCCCAATATTGCATTGCCTCGAGTATTAGAACGACGTCCATGCAATCGGGAATTGGTTGA